Proteins from a genomic interval of Kitasatospora herbaricolor:
- a CDS encoding sensor histidine kinase codes for MSGPTTTTGGAQERIEDARRFVRGGIKAQLRCLQLVFQAALGPAVLFFVGLVPILALNVGSQHGLGSLLVVAAGVVAFPAACFWLGRRYARRSRDLVEAWFGVRIPVAYRPAAAPQQDERGHWWTGHSYHSRRSTARAELTVRSVLGDPASWRDVLWLAAGAGAAGVLAVPCLLLTAVGAGAAVGLLEQIVDNSSYYSAGDPRELLLQLGLCLAAVAAGLALAPRAVRLHADWTRRALDPDRAGGQSKARLTERVQQLTETRADAVGDQAAELRRIERDLHDGAQARLVAIGMTLGTIEHLMDSDPPAARALLSEARQSSAKALQELRDLVRGIHPPVLAERGLGDAVRALAMDSALPVDVCVSLPDRPAAPVEAAVYFSVCELLANAAKHSGADQVWVDILHRAGTLRVTVTDDGHGVADPTRGSGLRGIERRLGTFDGVLAIDSTSGGPTTITLELPCELSSPRTSTSFAKA; via the coding sequence GTGAGTGGTCCGACCACGACAACTGGTGGCGCGCAGGAGCGCATCGAGGATGCCCGGCGGTTCGTACGGGGAGGCATCAAGGCCCAACTGCGCTGCCTCCAGCTGGTGTTCCAGGCGGCGCTGGGGCCGGCCGTACTCTTCTTCGTCGGGCTGGTCCCCATCCTCGCGTTGAACGTGGGCAGCCAGCACGGGCTCGGGAGCCTGCTCGTGGTCGCCGCGGGAGTGGTGGCCTTCCCGGCGGCCTGCTTCTGGCTGGGTCGGCGGTACGCGCGAAGGTCCCGCGACCTGGTCGAGGCCTGGTTCGGGGTGCGGATCCCCGTCGCGTACCGGCCGGCCGCGGCGCCGCAGCAGGACGAGCGCGGGCACTGGTGGACCGGCCACTCCTACCACTCACGGCGCTCGACGGCCCGCGCGGAGCTGACCGTCCGGTCGGTCCTGGGGGACCCGGCGAGCTGGCGGGACGTGCTGTGGCTGGCCGCCGGCGCGGGTGCGGCCGGCGTGCTGGCCGTCCCGTGCCTGCTGCTGACCGCGGTCGGCGCCGGGGCCGCGGTCGGGCTGCTGGAGCAGATCGTCGACAACTCCAGCTACTACAGCGCCGGTGATCCGCGGGAACTGCTCCTGCAGCTCGGCCTCTGCCTGGCCGCCGTGGCGGCGGGCCTCGCCCTCGCGCCGCGGGCGGTCCGGCTGCACGCGGACTGGACCCGCCGGGCCCTGGACCCCGACCGTGCGGGCGGCCAGAGCAAGGCCCGGCTGACCGAGCGGGTGCAGCAGCTCACCGAGACCCGGGCCGACGCGGTGGGCGACCAGGCCGCCGAGCTCCGCCGGATCGAGCGGGACCTGCACGACGGCGCCCAGGCCCGGCTGGTGGCGATCGGTATGACCCTCGGCACGATCGAGCACCTGATGGACAGCGACCCGCCGGCCGCGCGCGCCCTGCTGTCGGAGGCCCGGCAGTCCTCGGCGAAGGCGCTCCAGGAGCTGCGGGACCTCGTCCGGGGCATCCACCCGCCGGTGCTGGCCGAGCGCGGACTCGGGGACGCCGTCCGGGCGTTGGCGATGGACAGTGCCCTGCCCGTCGACGTGTGCGTCAGCCTGCCGGACCGGCCGGCGGCGCCGGTGGAGGCGGCGGTGTACTTCAGCGTCTGCGAGCTGTTGGCGAACGCGGCCAAGCACTCGGGCGCGGACCAGGTCTGGGTGGACATCCTGCACCGGGCTGGGACCCTGCGGGTGACCGTCACCGACGACGGCCACGGGGTGGCGGACCCGACCAGGGGGAGCGGGCTTCGCGGGATCGAGCGCCGGTTGGGTACCTTCGACGGTGTCCTCGCCATCGACAGCACGTCGGGCGGACCGACCACGATCACCCTGGAGCTGCCGTGCGAGTTGTCCTCGCCGAGGACCTCTACCTCCTTCGCGAAGGCCTGA